caataataaagattataattatactATTAAAAGAACTCAACCCATGTCAATAGGGTTGACATGGCCATGTCAAtagcacagaccccaagaggccaacagcgaacccaagcagactaccaatgaaccggaacagcagaccgagagatctgcggtgcggcaaccgaagaggaaagagtcgaattggacccctccggaaggccgctgccttagactcgacatgtatgctcaagccgtcaggagccgcgtcaatgccagattcatcagtcgcattcacaagacagccccgaacgtcacccaagcacaacgcaatgccatccgcgctctcaagaccaaccgcagcatcgtcatcaaaccagcagacaaagggggggccactatcgtactgaacagaacggactactgcaaagaagtataccgacaactgaacaaccaagaacattacagacagttacccgcagatccgaccaaggaacacatccgccaacttaacagactgatcaagaccttggatccagatcttcagagcaccctacgtgctttcATCCCACGTaccccccgcattggagatctctactgcctcccgaaaatacataaggccaacacaccaggccgccctatcgtttcaggcaatgggaccctgtgtgagaacctctctggctacatcgagggcatcttgaaacccatcgtacaaggtacactcagcttctgtcgcgacacaacggacttcctacagaaactcggcacccatggaccagttgaaccaggaacattcctcgtcacaatggacgtctcggcacgctacaccagcatcccccatgacgacggcattgctgcaacagcctcagtactcaacaccgacaactgccaatctccagacgcaattctgcaactcatccgcttcattctggatcacaacgtcttcaccttcgacaacaagttcttcatccagacgcacggaacagccatggggaccaaattcgcaccccaatacgccaacatcttcatgcacaagtttgaacaggacctactcaccgcacaggaccttcaaccgacgttatacaccagatacatcgatgacatttttttcctttggacccacggcgaagaatcactgaaacgactacacgatgacattaataagttccatccgaccatcagactcaccatggactactctccaaaatcagttgcattcttggacacactcgtctccatcaaggacggtcacctcagcacttcgctttaccgcaaacccacggataacctcatgatgctccacttctccagcttccaccctaaacacattaaagaagccatcccctatggacaagcactccgtatacacaggatctgctcagacgaggaggagcgtaacagacatctacagacgttgaaagatgccctcgtacgaacgggatatggcactcgactcatcgatcgacagttccaacgcgccacagcgaaaaaccggaccgacctcctcacaagacaaacatgggacacaaccgacagaatacccttcgtcgtccagtacttccccggagcggagaaactacgtcatcttcttcacagccttcaacacgtcattgatgacgatgaacatcttgccaaggtcatccccacacccccactacttgccttcaaacaaccgcgcaacct
This portion of the Scyliorhinus torazame isolate Kashiwa2021f chromosome 5, sScyTor2.1, whole genome shotgun sequence genome encodes:
- the LOC140420654 gene encoding uncharacterized protein codes for the protein MYAQAVRSRVNARFISRIHKTAPNVTQAQRNAIRALKTNRSIVIKPADKGGATIVLNRTDYCKEVYRQLNNQEHYRQLPADPTKEHIRQLNRLIKTLDPDLQSTLRAFIPRTPRIGDLYCLPKIHKANTPGRPIVSGNGTLCENLSGYIEGILKPIVQGTLSFCRDTTDFLQKLGTHGPVEPGTFLVTMDVSARYTSIPHDDGIAATASVLNTDNCQSPDAILQLIRFILDHNVFTFDNKFFIQTHGTAMGTKFAPQYANIFMHKFEQDLLTAQDLQPTLYTRYIDDIFFLWTHGEESLKRLHDDINKFHPTIRLTMDYSPKSVAFLDTLVSIKDGHLSTSLYRKPTDNLMMLHFSSFHPKHIKEAIPYGQALRIHRICSDEEERNRHLQTLKDALVRTGYGTRLIDRQFQRATAKNRTDLLTRQTWDTTDRIPFVVQYFPGAEKLRHLLHSLQHVIDDDEHLAKVIPTPPLLAFKQPRNLKRTIVCSKLPSLQNSDHDTTQPCHGNLCKTCQIIDMDTTITHENTTHQVRGTYSCDSANVVYLIRCRKGCPEAWYIGETMQTLRQSPGRNVPFQSGNTSAVKGIQPLISG